A genomic window from Fusarium falciforme chromosome 2, complete sequence includes:
- a CDS encoding RNA polymerase II-associated protein, which translates to MQRKCDVEFKVRSQSEVRILVSDWLLTELTNAALSSKVSFPKMQASAFHLQLAPTSPSHQTPTSPNTRRRNSTIACYSTRNTQPSFFIFVAIKLLLTRQTSPIMASAADLDGLVLLRQSISSKAPLIPRASADVSADASAPAVPLSQATHLCFPDRSVAVPIDSPTRFVSHDKPVDLRSIYFAWLNREVAIPEYNASAMKLNDELAAAGGAGKVQNLGFIERLDLITWLEGASEESEYIKPVAGDKDAAAAGATTAAKTGAVSSAAQARSGRGTMDPRLAGIYNGERRMGDRNTVLRGIKPTDFSHVRKLAVPFIQKKSQSSSSSIPTNPSLALNQKVPTRRPDPIILLSPSASSLLRLSNARSFLEDGKFIPPDAGGSTATMLHVQRTIRAVDPNRPMRFILVEGSEQFKPEYWNRIVAVFTTGQTWQFKNYKWHDPDELFKHTLGIFVGWRGDQPPDNIRGWGHRVLSTGIDRWRGEGHDASRFRDKEIVEHIWRAIEDNMRARGWRKDRAPAAL; encoded by the exons ATGCAGAGAAAATGCGACGTTGAATTCAAGGTCAGAAGCCAAAGCGAGGTGAGAATTCTCGTTTCTGATTGGCTGCTCACCGAGTTGACCAATGCGGCTCTGAGCTCCAAGGTGAGCTTCCCAAAAATGCAAGCCTCAGCCTTTCATCTTCAGCTTGCACCGACCTCACCTTCACATCAAACACCAACATCGCCAAACACACGCCGTCGTAATTCGACAATCGCTTGCTACTCGACTCGAAATACGCAACCTagcttcttcatctttgtTGCAATAAAGCTCCTGCTCACGCGCCAAACTtcgcccatcatggcgtccgccgccgacctcgacggcctcgtcctcctgCGACAGTCCATCTCCTCGAAAGCGCCTCTCATCCCAAGAGCATCCGCAGATGTCTCGGCCGACGCCTCAGCGCCAGCGGTTCCTCTCTCACAGGCTACGCACCTGTGCTTCCCCGACCGGAGCGTCGCCGTCCCCATCGATAGCCCGACGCGCTTCGTGTCGCACGACAAGCCCGTCGACCTGCGCAGCATCTACTTTGCCTGGCTGAACCGCGAGGTCGCCATCCCCGAGTACAATGCATCGGCTATGAAGCTCAACGATGAACTCGCCGCCGCTGGTGGTGCTGGCAAGGTCCAGAACCTGGGCTTCATCGAGCGACTGGATCTGATTACCTGGCTCGAGGGCGCCAGTGAGGAAAGCGAGTACATCAAGCCCGTCGCTGGCGACAAAGATGCGGCGGCTGCTGGCGCGACCACAGCGGCAAAGACGGGCGCCGTGTCCTCTGCCGCGCAGGCGCGATCAGGTCGCGGCACCATGGACCCCAGGCTGGCTGGTATTTACAACGGCGAGCGACGCATGGGCGATCGCAACACGGTTCTCAGGGGCATCAAGCCCACG GACTTCTCCCATGTGCGCAAGCTTGCCGTGCCCTTCATCCAGAAGAAGTCCCAGTCCAGTTCTTCCAGCATCCCAACCAACCCTTCCCTCGCGCTCAACCAAAAGGTTCCCACACGGCGACCAGACCCCATCATCCTTCTATCTCCCTCCGCCTCCTCTCTCCTTCGTCTCTCCAATGCGCGGTCCTtcctcgaggatggcaagTTCATCCCTCCTGATGCTGGAGGCTCCACCGCCACTATGCTCCACGTCCAGCGTACTATCCGCGCTGTGGATCCGAACCGCCCAATGCGCTTCATCCTAGTCGAGGGCTCAGAACAGTTTAAGCCTGAGTACTGGAACCGCATCGTCGCCGTCTTCACGACAGGGCAGACGTGGCAGTTCAAGAACTATAAGTGGCACGACCCCGATGAGCTATTCAAGCACACACTCGGCATCTTTGTTGGCTGGCGAGGCGACCAGCCTCCGGATAACATCCGCGGCTGGGGCCATCGCGTCCTGTCAACGGGTATTGACCGTTGGCGCGGCGAGGGCCATGATGCCTCTCGCTTCCGTGACAAGGAGATTGTGGAACACATCTGGCGCGCCATTGAGGATAACATGCGGGCTCGGGGTTGGAGAAAGGACAGGGCTCCTGCTGCGCTATAA